Part of the Chanodichthys erythropterus isolate Z2021 chromosome 13, ASM2448905v1, whole genome shotgun sequence genome is shown below.
AACATTAAAGACGGTTCCAGTGGAGGGTTGGGAGAAGGAGGAGGTGACGGCACAAACTTAGAAGATAGCATATCTCTCATTTCAGGGCAACAGCGAGTTTATGCTCGAATGAGTGAGTCACCCCGGCTAAGAAGACGGGCAGATCCTGGGGATGACAGGTGAGTTGCCTATTCTTTTGTGGACCAGCAGGGACTCTGCTGATACTCTGTTCTTCAGGATGTATCTTCAGGTAATCATTTTCAACTCTTAATTTTGAAGAgctttgaaaatgtatttgagGTTATCTGGGTATTCCCAAATTCTCTGGTCTTGTCCCAGACTGATGTAACCGGTTGACCCATTGTTGCTGTGTTAGGCTGTTTTAGATCCCCAAATGGATCAATGTTTTAATAGTGCCACAGCATTTAGTCTTTCTTTTTTGATGGACTGAAAATATCAGTGACTAATGATCTCCTACTATAAAAAGTTTCAGCCTCTAGAATGAGAACAGCCCCTCATCCTAAATTATAAATAGGCTTTAGTCAGGGTAGcagcatatttaatttttgacaggaatgaaaactaggctgtgagggatagatgTGCAGCttattaaattgatttttcTGTTCTTTATTAACATGCCAATCATTCGGCTCACAAAACTTGTTTCCACAAGACTTTCAGAAGACTCCATGAAACAGTTGTAATAGTTAAAAATCACATTTGATCTTAGACCTTTATATAGTGCATGCCATTTTGTAGGCTGTAAGACTATCCTTCACAGTTTCATTTTTATCCATTTATTCAATATAGAGCCTACTCTGACTGAGGTCTATTCCAATTGCCTATAGCAAATTATTGTTCTTCGGTTTGTCTTCTGAAAATGTAAGTGTTTTTCTATATGGTACATGCTATTAAGTGTGGTTTTGTAAAGTAAACAAAAGGCTTTTGGCTATATAAAGAAAAAGGATGATCCCATCAATACATCCCACATCAACTTCCTATAGGACAGAGGTGTCTAATCCTTCTCCTAGACTAGGGTCActgagtttagcttcaaccaCACATGAACTTGCTAATCTTGGCCAATTGAGAGCAAGTGACAGGAAATAAGTACACCAGACTGTCCTAGGTCTGATAAATGCTAAAGTTCAGTTCCCATAATGCACATTAAATCTCTAATACTGCTTCAGAGTAGCATTTGAGGCTAATGGCGCTTTTCGACTGTGTGGTAAAACTCGGCTCGGCACGGCTCAGATCGCTTTACTTTCGGTTTGCTTTTCTACTGCAGTTTAGTACCTCTTCAAAGTCGGTTGGATTATAGACTGATCAATATAGTTGCTCCACCTCGACTGCCGTGGATCTGCTCCTCGTCTTCCAATGAGAGGAACGTCTGCACCTTGTCTACTGTCCACGATACAGCCATGTCTTTTTTTAAGTTGCGTGAAACGGTCATCTAAAgcaagtcatttaaaaaaagatgtgcgAACAAATGATACTGTGGTGGCTGACTATTTAAATCTAGCGGGTTTGGTGTCTTGTGTTTCAAATCCAATGACGCTGGTGATCTACAGTGTTTACACTTCACATTTTGGTATCGGTATGGCATGCTTGGAACCTCAACCAAGGTGGTACTGTTTAAGCAAGCTGTACCGTGCCATGGCAGTGCCAAAAATCTGTTATATAGGGACTACTGAAGAGACATTAAGAAGTTTATTTTGAAGTGCTTTAAAATGTACTGAGAATCAAATTGTGTAAATAAATGACTTGCATtttggtattaagatgcgtagATGATCAGCAGATcagtagatgagggagacacattcccgtttacacctggtgttttaaaaacatgttcctagatcaacatattttgttgatcctggaacaacctTCCTATACgaaaatttagtcctaaccttttcccaacccctaaacctaaccctacccataacttatccctaaaatcaaaGGGAAATGATAGTTGAATAACACTGTTGTGAAAGCACCTAACccaggttgtaagcctaaacttgaaaaaaaaacttgtaaacTTGtctctcaaatctgattggttgattggaatgttgttccaggatcaacaaagatgttgatccaggaacatgttgtacttggtgaaatgaCGTTCACCGTGTTGaatctgtctcttttgtccacttttgaccacttctgtcctgatttcttttaggggagggtctatgggtgggtaaagGTATGTTTTTTTCAGAACTTTCAATCTAATCAATGAAATAAGCtcacgcaatttacatatgaacactCACAGAAATTATGGACAAACTTactttttacaacatttttcattgacaaagtttaaatcccatttGGCTAGCACACTTCTCATAATGTTTACACAAtaggtcagtaggcggagagtaggCGGACTTTAGTGGCTGTTCGAatacattcgaccacatgatcGTCTACACTACAAAAGCAATCCTGTCCAATCTGGTCCTCTGGAggtggtcaaaagtggacaagctcaaaaccccattttagaccccatttacacctgtatttagcatcatccacttgtgatccaaaGGATGAAAATGCtccttaataccaggtggaaacagagCCCATGTTGTAAGCATGTCCCATTGGGTAATCAAAAGTTATTCATGCCCACTTGAAAACTTTGGCCAGACACAGGAAATATGTCAAGTGCAaagaccacaagtgtgggtATTGAGACAGACCCCTAGAACTGTCTGTGTTTCTTTGCAGCGGAAGAGATATAAGGCTACTTCTACTCATAATGATTACTGCTGACTCCATTGTCATTACCTCTTCTCTTTTTCAGGTTATGTGGTGGGTCTTTCCTGTCCTACCTACAGGATCAGGGGTCTCCCGGTTGGATCTCGACCCCAGAACCAACTCAGAACAGAGTGGGGTCTCTACAATGCTCCCTTCCTAGACAGGCAATTGAGTCTGTGATGTCATCAGTGCGAGCCGCAGTGGACTGTGATTCCAAGCAGTCTTGCCTGGCCCAGGAAGCCCTGATCGAGCCAGTGCGGGACATAGGGCATTCTGAGATCATACACGGGCATTATCAGGGAACTCAGCCTTTTGAGAAGGGACTAGGCTTCCCGCACAGAACAGCTAACATTCGGGCTTGGGAGGACATGCGTCTAAGAGGACAGGTAAGAGaacttttgatttaaaaatttgatttaatttgtgTTGTCACATATCAAGCACctgctgtttgttttttgctttgacCTGCAATGATATGATGGAAGAGGTTAACTTCATTGCAACGCTAACCAAACCAGCCATTCTCATAAAAGGATCTAAGAGAATAAAAAAAGAGCATGCAGCATGTTTgccattaaatacattttggatTGATCTATCTTTGGAGTTTACATTGAAAAAATTGGTCACAGACAATTTTTTCACAGGTAGGATTTGGTTTACATTCATTTCTGTGGCATCTACAACAAGACTGTtctacaactctgacagcattTCAATGGCGTCAAGGCTATAATGTGATTGGTTATCAGGGCTCACATGATCTGTCATGTGTTATCCAATGGTAGAGATGCAACTGTCTCATCTTTTACCACAAACTTCTTCTTAAAAAAgcattttcaaacctaaaaGTAAGTTGTAGTGACATTTCTTGGTATGCTAACCAACATTTTGGATTGCTTTGAATCTTTTTCATATCATATAGTTTCACACTTTTGTAGTTTTGGCTTGGTTTGTGTGAATTGGTttaattgaacaaaaatattggCAGGCAGAGAGCGTAATGTAGAGGAACTACTCTCTTATTGTATGTAGTCGATATACTCCGGATTTAGATTCCAACTATGTGCTCCCTCCTTTTAAGGATAAAGCTGTATCAGTTGTTTTAAAGGatcagttcacttcagaattaaaatatcctgataatttactcacccccatgtcatccaagatgttcatgtctttcttcagtcgaaaagaaatgaaggttttaaCATTCCAGCATTTtcctccatatagtggacttcaatggggttcaacgggttgaaggtccaaatgtccgtttcagtgcagcttcaaagagctctacatgatcccagatgaggaataagagtcttatctagtgaaattaTCAATctgctctgtgatgtgccacgcattacgtaatcacgttggaaaggtcacacttGGCGTAGGTGGAAGaaccgatccagtgtctacaaatcGAACGtacaaagactaagtcaaacagcctttacaaaaaaaggtaaaacaacaatgtcggacAATTTTGaagctggagaagaaaaagagatggagtttttcaccTTACCTTGatacttccacctacgtcacacATAACCTTTCCAGcatgattatgtaatgtgtgtatatatatatatatatatatatatatatatatatatatatatatatatatatatatatatatatattttttttttttcctacactctaaaaactaattcaggggacctttaaaaaaatcaagttctgaaatgctgttggactttttacttgtaattgttattttattgagcttggatgacacaaattatattaattcgatatactatcatgacttgtcatagtttaacattttcagctAATCAAAAATggatttaattttaagttctgttaatgtaaaatacaatctgatgacgtgtaaacgtgtttcattgttttaagttatatgaacacttcttttaatttagacaaacttaagttaagtgaaactgggctgggatttatatttcccatcatgctttgcccatggcacttgaaagggagggtaaatgctaaaattaagtgttatataatgttttttgcacaagattaatggtaagggagatttagcagtaattactGTTTTGTTATggtaatttagaagagtttctgttaatgtgggttttggagatttaccatcatggtgacaagcggttcttggtaagttcatgttacaaatgttttattgtgtccaaaaagcgtcttcaccttacttaaaacattacgttggatcaacttaaatagttgcattcatgttgacattttttaagttcatgttacttagaaatgtgtttttattatggcaaaaaaaaaaaaaaaaacgtcttcaccttacttaaaacattaatcaaaatattgttttgaattaatgtaattctcccaattggcttaagttaaaaattctagtggaaaacgttaacatattttttttgttgttgttgttgttgaaccaatgttttattttttagagtgtaagacatgaacatcttggatgacatgggggtgagtaaattatcaggaaatttgaattctgaagtcaactaatcctttaaaattatGAAACTAGATTTGATAAACAGTGTGCATTTATGCATTATTGGACTAAACTTGGGAAACAACATGTGGGAGAAAATTGTAAAACAAACTGCGACcatttataatgatgttatGTAGAATGCAACTCAAGCAGTAGGTGGAGATATCTGACAGCTGTGATTAGTGTCAGTCCGACTGTATTGTGCTGTATCAAGCACCAGCAAGCTCAAAATGCTGTCTGTGACAGACCATATTACAAGTgactctattaaaaaaaaaaacaagaccaAAGTCACTTATAGTAAACATACAAGAATTGGCTTTAACAGTTATATCAGTAGTTTTTTGCttacaaaagcatttatttcccTAAGGCTGATGCAAACTCAAGTATACGTGATTGTTTGCACTTGCTTGTGGTGGCACACACACAGCCAGCCCCTAGATGGACACACAACCCATTGGTTTCTAAATATAGATCTTGTCTCCTTCTGTCTTCTAAAGGGCCAATCCTACTGCAGTGGCGAGTAGGGGGAGGAATATTATATATGGATTTGAAAGGCATGGACAGTAAGGTCAATGTCTCTGAAAACGGTGTTAAAGAAAATGTAACAGGAAAATAACTGACTTTTATCATTTGCatgaaaaaagaaattaaagtctAGTTATATGAAGTGTCAGAAATGCACTTACAAtgcacactactgttcaaaagtttggagtcagtaagctttttggtaacactttatttggatagtccactttagacatacTAACTATAAGGAACTatatgtcaactaactctcactCTAATGACTGGTAGTTCACAAGTTGTTGCAAAGTTAcgtatagttagtagaatgtctaaagtggactatccaAATAAAGTCTTACAAGATTTGGTtttgaaagaaagtcatattcagcaaggacacattatgATCAGTGccataaagacatttataatgttacaacagatttctatttcaaataaatgctgttcttttgaactttctattcatcaaagaatcttgaaaagaaATCATATCATAGTTTCCacataaatattaagcagcgcaactgttttcaacactgataataatcagaaatgtttcttgagcagcaaatcatcatatcagaatgatttctgaaggatcatgtgacactgaagactggagtaatgatgctgaaaattcagctttgatcacaggaataaattacattttaatatacattcacatagaaaacaattatattaaattgtaataatatttcacaattttactgttttcactgtttttgatcaaataaatgtagcagaagagacttatttaaaaaaaaaaaaacattaaaaaaatctaccGATCCCAAATTTTTAAACAGTAAATCTAAGGGacaaccatttttatttatttttttattctgaccAAAGTTTGTATTGGTTCTGCAAGCTTTTGCTTATTTTAACTCTGTAACACTACATGTAAACCAAAGGAGGAATCTGGTGTGAAAATGCTGTTGTTGAAATGTTAGCAGCTGTTCATTCGCTCTCAAACTAAGAGCCACAACAAGAGAGTTGTCCTCACATTGTGGGTATTTAAAGCATACAGATCACATGTGCAATCGGACACTGGACAGAAGGGAGATGTTTTTGGAaggttgagagagagagagagagagagatagtgcAGTCAAAAAAGGAAGCTAAAGCCAACCACATTCCCAACACAGCTGACTGAATGAGGAAATGACCGGGGAAGGAATAGTCTCGGATTAAGAACTGCCTGCTTTCTTCAAATGAAAGCTGTGGAAAGAGTGGAAGACGGAAACTAGGGGAAGACAACATCCTTCCCCATATCTCTGGACCTCGCCTGACTGTTGGAGTGTTTCTGAGCCTGTGAGAGAGCGACCGTCACACTATGTGGGCACTTGTGACTGAGCTGCTCTTCAGCTTCGTGCTGTTGGCCTTCATGGTCATCAGCTGCCAAAACGTATTGCATATCGCCAGCAGCTCCGTCCGATCGGTGCTGGCCTACATTCACACTCAGCTGGATCGTGAGCTGGGTGAGAATGAAGGTGTGTCTGATGAAGAGGAAAACGTCACCACTCGAGTCGTGCGCCGCAGAGTTATACTGAAGGTACTGAAGATTGCTGTCGATGTTTAATCCGGAATATTCCAGCCTAAAAAAAAGACTTCAGCTATTGTGAAATGTGCAAGGTTGTAAATCAAATCCATTACAATGATACTTGGGTGCTTGGTTTCAGTTTTATTTGACCTCATTTGAGTGCACTCTGTATTTAAAGTTAGCCTAGTCATTGACACATGTTGAATTCCTACATTCCTCACAGACATCTTCCCCCTTTTATGCAGTATATAACAGTTTGTCAACTTTTCCTTTCTGCTGAACTCCTGAATGAGacttcaaaatattaaatgggTCATAACATGCTTTTTTTGAGGTTCTCTTAGGGCCATTCCACTGCgctgcttttccattgtttttcaatgTGAACACAGGCTAGACGTACGTGTTTTACCATTGCGCTTGCATCTCACGTCTTTTGCAGCGTCTCGTGCTTGACATGGCGTTCAAAataagttaaattaaattagacTTTTGAAAAACGTGTCTCCGCTCCACTAAACTGCATCTTGCGTTTTTAACATCAACATGTGAGCCGGCCCTTATAATGTTAGTAGTTTTTGGCACAATAATATAGTCACATGGTCTCCTTTAAGACTGAAGACTGACTTAATCTGAAACCTATAGTATATTTTTTATAGTACAATAGCCTTTTATATGTCGAAACATCAAGGGAAATTTGTTATGAATGTCATGACTAATATTAGTGGAGGACAAAAGTATACAAATCAAGTACTTGAATAAAAGTACAGATGCCCTAACaaaatattatgaatattaACAAATATAAGAACTTCTTTTCAGTTTTGCTTGATTTTAATTGTACTTATGtatttaaagtaaaaagtaCTGATCAATGAACcacgtttatttattttgccatTTTAACCCTAAATCAGGCAACGTGACTCACGAGT
Proteins encoded:
- the ank1a gene encoding ankyrin-1a isoform X18 yields the protein MWALVTELLFSFVLLAFMVISCQNVLHIASSSVRSVLAYIHTQLDRELGENEGVSDEEENVTTRVVRRRVILKGDEADDLPGEQVSEEQFTDEHGNIVTKKDLTPRPKPSFTDT